In Fluviispira sanaruensis, a genomic segment contains:
- a CDS encoding RES family NAD+ phosphorylase has protein sequence MKTNFHGTAYRNIYTIFTSQNLFDDLIGPDAESEAILQKYENATSGISHVLPQKNRLFDYSQAHPSCISGSFLPPYSKGRFGDGNGYGVWYSALEEKTSIFESFYHQWKFAQEQFIHFPNEQKISVDRKMFACSLTSENVFDFSNSTQWHNQLISDNYEFCRELGKKIKPLGGEMLIVPSARKSGGFCAPVFSPDIIVSEKTIYYLKYYFYSDGKAEIEKISKVKEIFTVPSRWKEEANIQL, from the coding sequence TTGAAAACGAATTTCCACGGAACGGCTTATAGAAATATTTATACCATTTTTACTTCGCAGAATTTATTCGACGATCTGATTGGCCCAGATGCAGAAAGTGAAGCAATTTTACAAAAATATGAAAATGCCACGAGTGGAATTTCACACGTGCTACCGCAAAAAAATCGACTATTTGACTATAGCCAAGCCCACCCCTCCTGTATTTCTGGAAGTTTTTTGCCACCTTATTCGAAAGGGCGTTTTGGCGATGGCAATGGCTATGGGGTTTGGTATTCCGCTCTCGAAGAAAAGACTTCTATTTTCGAATCTTTTTACCACCAATGGAAATTTGCCCAAGAGCAATTCATCCACTTTCCCAATGAGCAAAAAATAAGCGTGGATCGCAAAATGTTTGCTTGTTCGCTCACAAGTGAAAACGTCTTCGATTTTAGCAACAGCACTCAGTGGCATAATCAATTGATTTCCGATAATTACGAGTTCTGTCGAGAACTCGGGAAAAAAATAAAACCACTCGGGGGAGAAATGTTAATAGTGCCCTCTGCTAGAAAAAGCGGTGGTTTTTGTGCTCCTGTTTTCAGCCCAGACATTATAGTCAGTGAAAAAACAATTTATTATTTAAAATATTATTTTTATAGCGATGGGAAAGCTGAAATAGAAAAAATATCTAAAGTGAAAGAAATTTTTACGGTGCCATCGCGTTGGAAAGAAGAAGCAAATATTCAACTTTGA
- a CDS encoding adenylate/guanylate cyclase domain-containing protein — protein MSSITKKRLEATILFCDIMNFTTLFDDKDPEEAFFFANYVLKTLSNVVVQCGGTIDKFMGDGLLAHFGVTNSCPDHAMKACYFSLQLLDEIWKINCDRYILNQIIISLGIGIHSGDIVFGKIDASSYTEFSVFGDVVNTASRIERMTRLFSVDILVSKATYDLCKHCLDFFAIGEHELRGKKGKHSLFWLLPTNSFTNK, from the coding sequence ATGTCATCTATTACAAAAAAACGCTTAGAAGCAACGATTCTGTTCTGTGATATTATGAATTTCACAACACTATTCGATGACAAAGATCCTGAAGAAGCATTTTTTTTTGCAAATTATGTTTTAAAAACTTTAAGTAACGTCGTAGTGCAATGCGGCGGTACAATTGATAAATTTATGGGTGATGGTTTGCTCGCCCATTTTGGGGTCACAAACTCATGCCCCGATCATGCAATGAAAGCTTGTTACTTTAGTTTGCAGTTGCTGGATGAAATTTGGAAAATCAATTGTGACCGTTATATTTTAAATCAAATCATAATTTCATTAGGAATTGGCATTCATTCTGGTGATATTGTCTTTGGAAAAATTGATGCAAGTTCATATACAGAATTTTCAGTTTTCGGTGATGTGGTCAATACGGCTTCGCGAATAGAGCGGATGACACGATTATTTTCTGTTGATATTTTAGTTTCAAAAGCGACATATGATTTATGTAAACATTGTCTAGATTTTTTTGCCATAGGTGAACATGAACTCAGAGGAAAAAAGGGTAAGCACTCTCTTTTTTGGCTCTTACCAACAAATTCATTCACGAATAAGTAA
- a CDS encoding metallophosphoesterase: protein MLIKLIIAILLALSVTALGHYYLFIRLISPLFGNSPFWVMTFFCLWSLTFFGFLILRIVPHFLRKIFEVFMFLWMGVAFLFLIVCLITSPISLFLKFMNYDDSNLTYFVILSGLLLTIYSMRKALKTPSVIEARIPITKNLPESLKNLRIIVISDIHVSGLIGRKRMIKLTKKINSLSPDIIFITGDLMDGSVKQLKKEVAPLAELRSKQGVIYITGNHEYYSGPKSWKQHLSERFHWHVISNSSHSFQFGDLNINILGIEDRHWLSHEKIPRRNDRRLHSAVYHLQRNGFEVDNSLNILLAHQPKDAKFMHEFPFIDLQISGHTHGGQIWPLEYIVLKDQKYNKGLYKINDNQHIYVNQGTGFWGPPMRLGTVCEITLMTFYPSSDN from the coding sequence ATGCTAATAAAACTCATAATTGCAATTTTATTAGCTCTATCAGTAACTGCTTTGGGACATTATTATTTATTTATTCGACTCATATCTCCTTTATTTGGCAATTCGCCCTTTTGGGTCATGACTTTTTTTTGTCTTTGGTCTCTCACTTTTTTTGGCTTTTTAATCTTAAGGATTGTTCCACATTTTCTACGAAAAATATTTGAAGTGTTCATGTTTCTATGGATGGGAGTTGCATTTTTATTTTTAATTGTTTGTCTTATCACTTCTCCTATCAGTTTATTTTTAAAGTTCATGAACTACGATGATAGTAATTTAACTTATTTTGTTATTTTGAGTGGATTGTTATTAACAATTTATTCTATGCGCAAAGCATTAAAAACACCTTCTGTTATTGAAGCACGTATACCAATCACAAAGAATTTACCAGAAAGTTTAAAAAATTTACGTATTATTGTTATAAGTGACATTCATGTTTCAGGTTTAATTGGCAGAAAGAGAATGATCAAATTAACAAAGAAAATAAATTCTCTTTCTCCTGACATTATTTTTATCACAGGCGATCTTATGGATGGTTCTGTAAAACAGCTCAAAAAAGAAGTCGCTCCGTTAGCAGAACTTCGTTCTAAACAAGGGGTGATTTATATCACAGGTAATCATGAATATTACAGTGGCCCCAAAAGTTGGAAACAACATTTATCCGAACGCTTTCACTGGCACGTAATTTCAAATTCATCTCACTCATTTCAATTTGGTGATCTCAATATAAATATCCTCGGAATAGAAGACAGACATTGGTTAAGTCATGAAAAAATTCCGCGCCGGAATGACAGAAGATTACATTCCGCGGTGTATCACTTACAAAGAAATGGTTTTGAAGTCGATAATTCTCTCAATATTTTACTTGCACACCAACCAAAAGATGCAAAGTTTATGCATGAATTTCCTTTTATTGATTTGCAAATATCGGGCCACACGCATGGAGGACAAATCTGGCCTCTCGAATATATTGTTTTAAAGGATCAAAAGTACAATAAAGGACTGTACAAGATCAATGATAATCAACATATTTATGTAAATCAGGGCACTGGATTTTGGGGGCCACCCATGCGTTTGGGAACGGTCTGCGAGATCACTCTTATGACGTTTTATCCGAGTTCGGATAACTAA